The Theileria parva strain Muguga chromosome 1, complete sequence, whole genome shotgun sequence DNA window gCTGTACAAATCAGTATTTAGTTCTGGAGATGTATCTTCATACCCTTCCAATAGATCTGATTCAACCAAAGATTCCATGGATATCGTGAATAACCACGAATCTGACAATCTTGATCATATTATTGGTCAAAAGAAAGATGATACTGGGAATCTTAATGAACACTTAAACTCAATTAATACTAAGAGGAACGTGTATAGAATGGGTAATCGAGGAATGATAATGAGATTGGATGTGACTAGTGAGGAATCCGTTAAGGAATTGTCATCTTTAGTCAAAGAATTAATCGATACTAAACAAATCCCAAGCCTTTATTCTCTAATTAACAATTCAGGAATTTGGAGATTCTCATCACtcaaagttatttttacacatttatacttacacactaaccatatactattaactaaataccactaactatatattactattatttataattaatataggAATGCTGGAATGGTGATAAGTTGATTGAAAGTGAGGTAGAGGAGGAATTAGAACGTTGGAAGTTGGTGATGGAAACAAATCTGATGGGCTCAGTTCGAGTTTCACTTCGATTGCTTCCATTTTTGGCTAGATATGAAGGCTTTGCCAGaataattttcatcacAAGTGTTGTGGATGAGACTGGAGTTCCTGGTCAGAGTTCGTATGTTTCTTCAAAGTTCGCACTTCGAGGATTCCACGAATCTCTAATGCATGAGTTGGAAGGAACTAACATCGCCACTGTAACCGTTGCACCAGGCGCCCTATCAGATACCTGCCTCTTCGATTACGACTTTAAGTTGAATAAGGAGTATAGGCTCAACGATACACATAGGTTGAAGAATGGAATGAGTACCTTATTAGTCATATAGCTAACACTAGtaataacaaattactctatattcaaattaacactattaaatctaaaactactccatatttaaattaaatgagTAGAGATTTTGAAGAAATTGGGGTCAAGTAGTAAAGGAGTTGTAAAAACAGTACTGAAGGCACTGGAGAGTAAGAGACCAAGGAGATATTACAGAAGCACATCGGGAACATTTCTGTTCAAACTGATGAAATTGTTCCCAAAATCGCTTTACATTAAGATCGctaaacttattttactcaaCTTTGAACACATCTACACCTCACTTCCCCTCCTCACTAAACTGATACGACTCGTTCTTAAATAAGTTAATGTAGTATATACTCAGTGATCAATGAGtaaaaagaataaatagAGCAGGATTTacagtatataattaacacatGCATATGGAATGTAGCATACAAGGCTAAAAAATCACTTCTTAAGGTTTAAATCAGTTCTTGGCGGCAATAAACCATTTTCTCTTGCGATTTTAATTTGCTCGATATATTTAGCACGTTCAACCTGAAAAggaaaattaagttaaaaaaatttacttCGAGTTTCGCGTGATGATACCGAAGCAAAATCATCGACTGTCGCCAATTATACACAAAAGTTACTCCTAACATTcaatatacacatataGGTGGAATAAATAGGAATAAAAGAGCATGTTGTATTCTTAACGAAATAATTAGCAAAAAGCGTATATATGAGAGGAAATGTGAGATTCATGCCAGatagtaaatatagtaaatatagAAGTACCTAAGTATATAGTGGTGCCGATCAACACAGAACAAACTCCAAATGAAAGGTAATcgtaaattttattttttttaacatGGAATccataataatttatgcCTAAAGCCTTAAATAGTTCGAATCTGGGCCCACTACCCATTTTACAGAATCCACTCAATAAATCACAAATTCACCATTTAAATCCACTCAATATATATTCAACTATTATAAATTCACGATAACTGACGATTTTCTCACGAAAATTTGCAGtatctaaaaaataatgcAAAGGTATGGGGAATGGCGAGAGAATATTAGAGTTAGTTcagaataattttaaacaaattatatcatatatttcaaataatttcataatttGAAATGGAACCCACTTTGTCCACTCATATTTTAATCTAAACTAACTTCTCCTTCTTAACCACCCCTTATTTTCTGCCGGAACATTTGATCAAGATACACTTCATTTCTCACTTTTTTTCGAATCtgaacattttaaataaaatttcacAATTTTTCATTACATTCACCAATTTCtaaatgaattttaatactttgTTAAATTGGTAATTCCatccaataattttaaaatattttaaacctGTAAAATAGTAGTAAAATTGGGTAAAAAGTAAAGATAacatttatcaaatttttaaaataattttaaagtaaaatagttGGTAAAAAATGCTGAATCGCCGTCCTAAATTAGAAGATCTGACTGACATATCCACAGAATGCATAGCTTTAGCAAAGCAGCATCTGGAAGTGATAAAGTCACTCACAGACGTAAAGTCAATGTACATTCACTGCTACCAGCTGATGAAGCTGGGAGGCCTTGAGGCAGAGGTTCCTCGACTGGTGGTATTCGGCCAGCAGTCGATGGGTAAAACCACCCTCCTCGACTTCATTATGGGAGGACCAATAGGCTACTCAAGTACTGATACAGGCACCAAGCAGCCAGTATCAATCATCATGAAGCCACTCACAACACTAAACAGTATTAAGCAGTCACTCCTAGAAGGTAAGaacatatttatacatataaaGATTAAGATTTGCATTAAACATactagttatatattttactgAAATGGCCATAAAATGTTGTAGAAAAACAAGGAGGAAAGGATAAAGGTGCCAAATTGGGATATAAGGACTCAACCGATGGATCTAATGACTCACTGAGCTCTGAAGCTATGTTAATGGATGTAAAACTGGGTAAAACCGGTGAAGAAATCCTGTTAAATGAGGCAAACTCGATAGTTTGCAGATTTAATGGACGTTTCATGACAATTCACGAGGTTCAAGACGCAATGAGAGTCCATATGCAATCGCTAGGTCAGACAATATTATCCGACGAACTGGAAGTTGAAGTGTATGTGCCAAATGCACTCTACGCCATCTTCGTTGATCTCCCAGGTATTAAAGATGACTCGAAAGTAGGAGCTGAACTGACCAGAAACGTTGTGAGGAACTATGTCTCAAATAACCCAAATGACCTTTACATTCTAGTGAAAAAGGCCAGTGATGATCCTAGTAACTGGCCATGGTCGTTGAAGGAGTTTATAACATCATCTGCACCAGCAGGACTGGGCCTAACTCCACAACAGACAATGGTCGTAGGTACCAGAGCAAAGGAATTCTTGATTAACGAGAAAACAGATATCAAAACCCACGAAGAACTGGTTGAAAGAGTATA harbors:
- the Bdh1 gene encoding short chain dehydrogenase family protein codes for the protein MRMNNIKAVVVTGCDSGIGYGICSALLRKNYFVIAGCYTKQGIKKVKKLYKSVFSSGDVSSYPSNRSDSTKDSMDIVNNHESDNLDHIIGQKKDDTGNLNEHLNSINTKRNVYRMGNRGMIMRLDVTSEESVKELSSLVKELIDTKQIPSLYSLINNSGIWRFSSLKECWNGDKLIESEVEEELERWKLVMETNLMGSVRVSLRLLPFLARYEGFARIIFITSVVDETGVPGQSSYVSSKFALRGFHESLMHELEGTNIATVTVAPGALSDTCLFDYDFKLNKEYRLNDTHRLKNGMKILKKLGSSSKGVVKTVLKALESKRPRRYYRSTSGTFLFKLMKLFPKSLYIKIAKLILLNFEHIYTSLPLLTKLIRLVLK
- a CDS encoding putative integral membrane protein; this translates as MGSGPRFELFKALGINYYGFHVKKNKIYDYLSFGVCSVLIGTTIYLGVTFVYNWRQSMILLRYHHAKLEVERAKYIEQIKIARENGLLPPRTDLNLKK